GGAAGAACCAAGTGCTGCAAGGCAGTTCTCGGGGCAAGGAGGACGAgcaggggaggaggttgtgggagcAAGGGAGGTGGAACAAGCAAAGGGGGAGAAGCTGGATgtatgaaaggagaaatgagtgctgctgggagagatgtggtctgggagagaaacagcacctttctggagccagatggatccttcctccctctcaaacACAAGAGCAAACTCAGCCCTCCATTCCAGCACTTTCTCAggcagcttctctccccagctggcaccaTGACTCACAACTCCATGATCCTCGCTCCTCAGTCCTCAAGTGTCTCATATAGAGGGTTCTAGATCCTCTGAACAGGAGCTGTGTCCAACAGTTTTCGCCCATTTCCCTCTCTGGCTGTTACCTACAGACATGCTGGGAGTTCCCAATTTCCCACTGTTCATGGCATTCATGAAAACACTAGCCAGTCCTGGTCCTACTACTGATCCCTACTCCTAGACCCCACTAAGAAGTGTCAGTCAGCTGGGCTTTGCACCAAGAtcacagctctctgagcctgGCAGTCCAGCCCTTTTTAAACGCACCTTATCGCTGAACCATTTTGTCACTAATTTGGTCATAAAGGAAGTCCAAGGGAGGCTGGCAAAGGTCTTGGGACAAAGGTCTTGGGGCAAAGGTCTTcagggccacagctcctgcccttcccttctccagggtgcCTGGTACCTCTTGAGAAAGCAATGAGGTTGTCTCTTGGCTACACTAGAGCCTCAGCTCAGAAGGAGCAGCTCCACGGAGAGGGGActctgccctggctgagctctcccagcagagctccctggcactgccctcactcaggtctctcaagggaagggggaaagccctTGGCTGTACTGCCTCCAAGCTGGATGTGAGCTCAGGCTGACCGATAGTCAGGAGGGGAGATGGGCTTAGAAAATGTCCCCACTGTGCACAGCCCTTGTCAGAAAGAGGGTCGATATTGGACACCACTGTGGGACAGCAGCTGGCTTTGGGGGGTGCAGTTTTGAATCCATCGTGCCATCATAGGGATTAAAAACTGATTCAAACTGGAGTGAATCCATCCTTTTTGGGGCCTGAAATGGGCAACAGCGGAGTGTGATCTCTGTGGGGTAGGAGGAGGgctcaggaggcaggagctgcattGCAGGGCCTCTTCCCTGGACAGATCTCCAGGGGGCTGGTGCCATCACCACTCAATTGCACTTGGGCTCCTGCTGATCCTGCGAACCTGCTGCTCAGTGGTGCCCATGAACAGAGCAGTGGACAGTATCCCTGCCATAACCAGCACATTCCCTCATGAGGTTGGAcacacggggacacacacacaaatgctcagGCACACCGGCATGGAATCAGGCACAACTTCATGATCCCATGTGCACTCACAAGAACCTGGCTGCTTACCATACACACAAGACAAGAAGACCCATAGGAATACCATGATTCATGGACTCTCTGactctcccactgccctgggaacTGGGCACTGTTAGGCAGGATGGGGTCAAAAAATGGCAGGACAAGGCATATATGTGGGGAAGCAACAACAAGTGACCATTAGGGTGagctgaggagggaaggaaagagaaggacatgGCAGTTCCTTATGCACAGGAGCCCATGGGCATCCAGCTGAGCATGGATGGAGCATCTTCCTCATAATGACACTTCAAACAGCCCCAACAGCGTGACCCAGGCTATTGTCATTTGAAGACACACAGCACGTGAGCTGACtcttctgtctgcactgctgcatTCCGGCCCTAGAAATGATGGGGTCTTTCATCTCCATTCTCAGAAGAATCTTTGATTGTGGAATGGGCATGGCACAaatctggaaatgaaaaggcagcagtgttggaaaccaaagcacagcccataCCATTAGCTGCGAtggtttgcattcaagatgagcttgtcagaaaattgttACCTCTGCAAAGGGCACCTCTGGTCCTGCGGCAATGAAGGGCAGGTATAAAAGCCAGCACAGGTCCCTGGTCTCTCATTCACTTCTCTGGCCTCCTTCTCCTTGGGaaccaggtgagtctgaagctctttttttctctctttcaatgTGAGATCTCTCCTTGATGGACATCTCATCTGATATtggctctctcctgtcctttggtttgcatcttcttgtcatgatagagggaagcagggagaaggtctgCTTAGAGAGAATCTGAGATTTGGATGATGGGGCTTTTGGTTTAGACGTTAGGGGACACCGTCCTtgggccaggctgctctttgtaGGGTGATGAAGACTGTGAGTCTCCTGCCTGAGCTTCCAGCTCCCCACTCAGTAGTGGTcttggctcctttgtgacagggtaaccaggctgctcctcacccgaccttgtgctctgcttcctcccttcttctctcccaggtgcacctccagccccaagacatgtcctgctacaaccagtgcctgccctgccggccctgcggcccaaccccactggccaacagctgcaacgagccctgtgtcaggcagtgccagaactccaccgtcgtcattgagcctcctgctgtggtggtgaccctgcccggacccatcctcagctccttccctcagaacactgtggtgggatcctccacctctgctgctgttggcagcatcctcagctgtgatggagtgcccatcacctctgggtgctgtgacctctctggcatttccagccgctactatggcagaaggtcccttccctgataaagatgctgggaaagccccagggagacaccttgaggaactcagaacatggtgctgggcaGAGCATCAAGCTTTTGAATGTTGTTTTCAGCACAGATgaatggctttgtttttctttctcttttccttgtttgcttcatATGCCCGTAGCAGCAAGCTTCCCTCAAGGTCAACCTGTTGGACACCATCTGTCACCTCTCCCTCtatgggacagacagacagacatcatGCAAGAACTTCTTCATGACCAAGGATCGCAGACTCACAGCTGCCCCTGGGGCTCCATGAACTGGTGGCCCCACATGGAGTGACTTTGTTTCCCTCTTTTCactcattaaagttctgctgcattcaaGTGTGGCCTCCAGGTTGTCCTTTGCTCTGTGGACACTCCCCAAGCTGCCAAAAGAGAAAGGGTGGAAGGGGGTAAGACCACAAGGAGATCCTTTCTCATTCACAGAGGAGAGGTTGGTTGGGACTTCCTGCAGTGGCTCCTCTTTCTGGAACCAtcccttggagctgaggaagacatccctggctgctctgctgccagtgaccaTCAGGTCATGCCTTGCTTGGTGTCAGCCAAAAGTtgtccaggaaggcaggaggcccTGAGGTCTCAGCAGCCCCATGAGCTCTTGAGCAAGGCCATTCCCCTTGCTATGGCCAGAGCTGCTCTAGGGTGTTCGGGTGAAGGGTGTGGGGCTCTGGAAGATGAGTTGCTTGCAGAATGGCAGGAGTGGTAATGAAGGGAACAGCCTTTGGGATGACgtctcccctccaccacccaatCTAGGGGCTATGGCCTGGAGGCATCAGCAGGGTGGAGTTGTCCATGCTGCTGGACTCATCAAGGCTCAAAAGTGGAGCTGAGCATGTGTGAGCTGAGAGtgctcagcacagaaatgggacagtgaaatgatgtatttctgaaggagatCAAATTGCTGTGATAGAGAACATGCAGGAGACCATGAAGGTCATCCAGGAAGAGGGTACTGGGTGAACTTCCCGTGGGTGCTGAAGGCAGGTGCAGAGCCCTGAACTGCTTCTTTGGTCCCTGCAATGAATCTGTGCCCAGGAATTGGCTGCCATTCTTTGAGGGAGAGGACTTTTTTACGTGTAAATCTCATCCCTTCTGATCAGTGGAAATGTCTCTTGGCAGCCACTAGAGTCCCATATCCTATTTCCTGCATGAAAATCCAGATGTCTTGACAAAAGTAAACAGATGCAAGGATTGCAATGCCCTGACTCATCTCCTGCACTGAGAATGGAATTATGGCTCATCAAGTCCAGTTTAGATTGACTGAAGACCAAAAgtttcagtctctcttccctgGTGTCTTCCTTCCAAAGGTGCTGGAGGGCTTCCTCAGGCCAGGGGACCTATCCATCTCCATCTGCATGGCCCAGCTGTACTTCTTCCAGATCCTGGGAAGTCAACAACACTTTCTCTACATTCCCATGACCTATGGCCACTGCTTGACTATGTCCAACCCACTGCACTCTGAGGCCATCATGCACCAGGCTGTGTGTGTCTGGCAGGTGGCAGGGACAAGACTGGCCAGTTCCCTGTCTCATTCTCTGCATGCAATGCTCACCTCCCTTAGGGCCTCCTGCAGGCCCAACCACATCCTCCACTTCTTGGGTCATCCcccagttctcatccaccaactcgACTGACTAAAATGGGGCAATCCTTCTGTGGACTAGATCCGTCCAGTGACctgtgccctggagagggggcagcACATTGTACTGTGCTGTGGGAGTGacggagcactggcacaggtatcCCAGGGAGTTTGCCCAGTCTCCCTCTTTAGACATTTTCAAAAaccacctggacatggtcctgggcaactggctgtggatggccctgcttgagctgggtggggggagtggaccagatgacttccaggggtcccttccaacctcagctattctgcGATTCTCTCATTCTGTGAGAGCAGCTGAtgtggagcagctctgggttGCCACCCTCTGACGGGATGGAAGGCTATCTGTACTGCCCTCTCTAGTCTCTTTCTAGTCTTAGTGCTAATAAAGGGCATTTTCAGGAATGCTTTGAAGAGGCTGAGTGCCTTTCTTAGTGGGATCAGTCAGTGTCATTTCTGGTGCCCCAGCCTCAGGGTTTGCACCCTgtggggtctagagaacaagtcatatgaggaaaggctgagggaactgggcatgtttagtttggagaagaggaggctgaggggagacctcatcgccctctacaactacctgaaaaaagGGTGTTGAGAGGatggtgttggcctcttctcccaagtgaataatgacacgGCCAGAGGAAATTGTATGAcattgcagcaagggaggtttagattagatattaggaagaattactttactgagagagtggtcaggcactggaattgcctgccaagggaggtggtggagtcaccatccctggaggtatttaagaaatgtggagacatggcacttcagggcatgttctactgcccgagattgttgtggttttggttttttttgtgtgtgtgtatggttggactcgatgatctcaaaggtccaccaatgaaaattctgtgattctgtcattctgtgggcAGTCTGGCTTGTCTCAGGCCCACCACTGAGGTACTGCTCCCTCTAGAGAGTTGGGGTTGGTCTCACACCCCCACATCTCTCCTAAGGAGATCACTTAGGACACTTGCAGGCATCTAAGGATCGAGGAGGATTTTCAATTGTCATGTGGGGATTCTTTGTGGCTGCATCCATGTAGATGTTCTTTAGATTTTATCTTATTCCTGACCCACAGACTTGGGACAAGAAGAGGCTCAATGTCTGGAAAGGTCATGGCGGCTTTGACTCCACTGTGGTGGAGTATTTctagagagaaaacagctgaCCGAAGCAGTGTCAAGCTCTTGAGGTCAATAAAACTGATGGTGCCTGATTCATTTCCTTAACTGTGGGGTCTGAAGAACGTGCCTACAGTCATCctgagaggctgagagctggcattGGGTGCATGAGTTGTCagtgatgtgtgtgcatgttcacaGTCACATATATGTTCCTCTGCTGTGCTCACGAGTGCATTTGCACacatgggaagggaccttgaaagcccatcctgtccaaccctcctgccacggacagggacatctctcaccagatcaggttgctcagagccccatctagcctcaccttgaacatttccagtgatggggcttccacactctctctgggcaacctcttccagtgtctcaccaccctcattgcaaaacttttcttccttatgtccaatctacatctaccctctttcagtttaaagccattgtcccttgtcctgtcactgtggaCCCTGGCAAAACGTCTTTCgccttctttcttataagccccctataAGTATTGCAAAGCCACAAGAAGGCCTgcccaaagccttctcctctccagg
The Numenius arquata chromosome 23, bNumArq3.hap1.1, whole genome shotgun sequence genome window above contains:
- the LOC141474624 gene encoding feather keratin Cos2-3-like isoform X1; the encoded protein is MKGRYKSQHRSLVSHSLLWPPSPWEPVCSASSLLLSQVHLQPQDMSCYNQCLPCRPCGPTPLANSCNEPCVRQCQNSTVVIEPPAVVVTLPGPILSSFPQNTVVGSSTSAAVGSILSCDGVPITSGCCDLSGISSRYYGRRSLP
- the LOC141474624 gene encoding feather keratin Cos2-3-like isoform X2, translating into MSCYNQCLPCRPCGPTPLANSCNEPCVRQCQNSTVVIEPPAVVVTLPGPILSSFPQNTVVGSSTSAAVGSILSCDGVPITSGCCDLSGISSRYYGRRSLP